A single Paenibacillus sp. FSL R5-0517 DNA region contains:
- a CDS encoding TFIIB-type zinc ribbon-containing protein, whose translation MPVIEYKCPNCGSGMIFDSVSGALSCPSCGRQDNIEQIPDPLKRQVFTEDEVKEYHCNSCGADIVTEPETSATTCSFCGAAVVLSDRLTGNLAPAMVIPFSINKDQAKQAFKKWCKNGLLTPTGFMSADRIQSITGMYVPFWLYELHNKIEVHGRGTKVRSYTQGDYHYTETQHFDIYRRIRLNYVNLPIDASEKMKDELMDKLEPFPYNQLKSFKTPYLAGYIAEKYSYTDEELFPRAKDKTRSYIDSYIASTVSGYSSVSYTDKQIDTTLKHADYVLLPVWMVNYDYNRAQYTFAMNGQTGKVVGKPPISKAKVAGWFAGVSAVSLLSLKLVSWMMGGGFL comes from the coding sequence ATGCCGGTTATTGAATATAAATGTCCCAACTGCGGCAGTGGTATGATCTTTGACAGTGTGTCAGGTGCACTATCCTGTCCCAGCTGCGGCCGCCAGGACAACATAGAGCAGATCCCCGATCCATTGAAGAGACAGGTATTCACCGAAGATGAGGTCAAGGAATACCACTGTAACAGCTGCGGAGCTGACATTGTGACAGAGCCGGAGACGAGTGCGACGACATGCAGTTTCTGCGGTGCAGCGGTTGTACTCAGTGATCGGCTGACGGGCAATCTTGCCCCTGCGATGGTGATTCCCTTTTCGATCAACAAGGATCAAGCCAAACAGGCTTTCAAAAAGTGGTGCAAAAACGGCTTGTTAACGCCAACTGGCTTCATGTCCGCCGATCGAATTCAGAGCATTACCGGCATGTACGTACCGTTCTGGTTGTATGAGTTACATAACAAGATCGAAGTGCATGGCCGTGGCACCAAGGTCAGATCCTACACCCAGGGCGACTACCATTACACGGAAACACAGCATTTCGATATATATCGCAGAATTCGGCTGAATTACGTGAATCTGCCCATCGATGCATCGGAGAAAATGAAGGATGAACTGATGGATAAGCTGGAGCCTTTTCCATATAATCAGCTGAAATCGTTCAAGACCCCGTATCTAGCGGGGTATATTGCGGAAAAGTATAGCTATACGGACGAGGAACTTTTTCCACGGGCCAAGGATAAGACGAGATCTTACATTGATTCTTATATTGCCTCAACCGTATCTGGTTATAGCAGCGTGAGCTATACAGATAAACAGATTGATACCACGCTCAAACATGCGGACTATGTGCTGCTCCCGGTGTGGATGGTCAACTATGACTACAATCGGGCACAGTATACCTTTGCCATGAATGGACAGACAGGTAAAGTGGTCGGTAAACCGCCGATCAGCAAAGCCAAAGTGGCCGGATGGTTCGCAGGAGTATCTGCCGTCTCGTTGCTGTCACTGAAGCTGGTTTCCTGGATGATGGGAGGTGGATTCTTATGA
- a CDS encoding SPFH domain-containing protein: MGFFRNQFSNVVEWEEFRDDMIFWKWSNREIKKGSKLIIRSGQDAIFLNNGKVEGIFEDEGSFNIDSEIIPFLSTLKGFKFGFNSGMRVEVLFVNTKEFTVRWGTQSPVLIPTPQLPGGMPIRANGTFNFKVSDYVTLIDKIAGIKQSYLVEDVKIRITSVLDQLLMKWISREGKDMFNLQANASDIAKGIQEDLDMQMMDIGIGITGFQVMSFNYPKEIQDMITKTASHEMIGNLQKYQQVSMTDGISSGKVQGGGAASDMAGMMMGMNMANEMMKNMNQNQNNNNANSSQNQNADQKPAGNSNGDAGNSPSTEGNKKPNFCPNCGAKNEGANFCPNCGQKLG, encoded by the coding sequence ATGGGATTTTTCAGAAATCAGTTTTCGAATGTGGTGGAATGGGAAGAGTTTAGAGATGACATGATATTTTGGAAGTGGAGCAACCGGGAGATCAAGAAGGGGAGTAAACTTATCATCCGTTCTGGTCAGGACGCCATTTTCCTGAATAACGGTAAAGTGGAAGGGATTTTTGAGGACGAAGGATCATTTAATATCGATTCCGAGATCATTCCGTTTCTTTCTACCTTAAAAGGGTTCAAGTTCGGATTCAACAGCGGTATGCGGGTGGAGGTATTGTTTGTAAATACCAAAGAGTTTACCGTGCGCTGGGGCACGCAAAGTCCGGTATTAATTCCGACACCACAACTCCCGGGTGGAATGCCGATTCGGGCCAACGGTACGTTTAACTTCAAAGTGAGTGACTACGTGACCCTGATCGATAAGATTGCAGGCATCAAGCAGAGTTATCTGGTGGAGGATGTCAAAATCCGAATCACTTCCGTGCTGGATCAGCTTCTAATGAAGTGGATTAGCCGTGAAGGAAAGGATATGTTCAACCTGCAGGCCAATGCATCGGATATTGCCAAAGGGATTCAGGAAGATCTGGATATGCAGATGATGGACATCGGCATTGGGATTACCGGTTTCCAGGTAATGAGCTTCAATTATCCAAAAGAGATTCAGGATATGATTACGAAGACCGCTTCGCATGAGATGATTGGTAATCTGCAAAAGTATCAGCAGGTCAGCATGACAGACGGTATCTCATCCGGTAAAGTACAGGGCGGCGGCGCGGCCTCGGATATGGCAGGCATGATGATGGGCATGAACATGGCCAATGAAATGATGAAGAACATGAACCAGAACCAGAACAACAATAATGCCAATTCGTCTCAGAATCAGAACGCGGACCAGAAGCCAGCGGGCAATAGCAACGGTGATGCAGGTAACTCTCCATCTACAGAGGGCAACAAGAAGCCTAACTTCTGTCCGAACTGTGGAGCTAAAAATGAAGGAGCCAACTTCTGTCCAAACTGTGGTCAGAAGCTGGGCTAA
- a CDS encoding ring-cleaving dioxygenase, whose amino-acid sequence MTIQTAGIHHITAFAGDPQANVDFYAGVLGLRLVKKTINFDAPDVYHLYFGDEHGSPGTIITFFPSAGSPRGKIGGGQVGITSYVIPPGSIGFWQNRLEQYNIEVTQTTRFNEELLQFEDSEGLRLELVEREEGATSTWAHEGIPTDKAIKGFGGAVLFSVNPQRTMDALEKILGFVKVGENEEYARFRSSGDIGNVVDVPVTRIPLGMGGAGTVHHIAWRATDDVEHAQWSEAVRDYGYQPTPVRDRQYFNAIYFREAGGILFEIATDPPGFAKDEPADSLGQKLMLPEWFEKYRAQIEDNLQPIVVRTLEPATTAK is encoded by the coding sequence ATGACTATTCAAACAGCAGGTATCCACCATATTACAGCTTTCGCAGGAGATCCACAGGCCAACGTTGACTTTTATGCCGGAGTTCTGGGACTGCGTCTCGTGAAAAAAACAATCAATTTCGATGCACCTGATGTATACCACCTGTATTTTGGAGACGAACATGGAAGCCCAGGTACCATCATTACCTTCTTCCCATCCGCTGGATCACCACGGGGCAAAATTGGCGGAGGACAGGTCGGTATCACTTCCTATGTCATTCCTCCTGGGTCGATTGGCTTCTGGCAGAACCGGCTGGAACAGTATAACATTGAGGTAACTCAGACAACTCGCTTCAATGAAGAGCTGCTTCAATTCGAAGATAGTGAAGGCCTGCGGCTTGAGCTTGTTGAACGGGAAGAGGGAGCAACCAGCACTTGGGCACACGAAGGAATTCCAACAGATAAAGCCATCAAAGGCTTTGGCGGTGCTGTTCTGTTCAGTGTAAACCCGCAGAGAACGATGGATGCGCTTGAGAAAATTTTGGGATTTGTCAAAGTGGGTGAAAATGAAGAGTATGCCCGTTTCCGGTCGAGTGGAGACATCGGTAATGTTGTGGATGTTCCGGTGACCCGTATACCTCTGGGCATGGGTGGAGCTGGAACGGTGCATCATATTGCATGGCGCGCCACTGATGACGTGGAGCATGCACAGTGGAGTGAAGCTGTACGTGATTACGGGTATCAACCGACTCCAGTTCGGGATCGTCAGTACTTTAACGCGATCTACTTCAGAGAAGCTGGCGGTATCCTGTTCGAGATTGCTACCGATCCTCCGGGCTTTGCCAAAGATGAACCTGCAGATTCGCTCGGACAAAAATTGATGCTGCCAGAGTGGTTCGAGAAATACCGCGCTCAAATCGAGGACAATCTGCAACCAATCGTGGTAAGAACACTCGAACCTGCTACAACTGCGAAATAA
- a CDS encoding 2-keto-3-deoxygluconate permease, whose translation MNIKATLDRIPGGMMVVPLLLGATINTFFPNALRIGGFTEALFVNSASTLIALFLLIAGTQITFKTAGSSVGKGLTLLTFKWVIGAGLGFIAILFADSSGLFLGLAPLAIIAAMTNSNGGLYIALAGQYGKEDDKAAYPFLALSDGPFLTMVALSIFGAMGFANGMFSPMAFVAVLLPLIVGVIIGNLDRNLGDWLYKGSDKLVPFFAFSLGMGINFSSIIQGGLGGILLGVLTVLLTGGIGYFLFKAIGWNPIVGASEGSTAGNAVGTPAAIVAANASFGPIAEIATVQIAASVVTTAILLPIFIGFLSKRLEKSGGVEKYNQRPTT comes from the coding sequence ATGAACATTAAAGCAACTTTAGATCGCATCCCTGGCGGTATGATGGTTGTCCCCCTGCTGCTTGGTGCAACGATCAATACATTCTTCCCGAATGCTCTGCGCATTGGTGGATTCACGGAAGCTCTCTTCGTTAATAGTGCCAGTACGCTGATTGCGCTGTTCCTGTTAATTGCCGGTACACAGATTACGTTCAAAACGGCAGGTTCATCTGTCGGCAAAGGTTTGACCCTGCTTACGTTCAAATGGGTGATTGGTGCAGGCCTTGGTTTTATCGCTATTTTGTTTGCGGATTCAAGCGGTTTATTCCTGGGTCTGGCCCCACTTGCCATTATCGCTGCGATGACCAACTCTAACGGTGGTCTTTACATCGCACTCGCTGGTCAATACGGTAAAGAAGATGACAAGGCAGCTTACCCTTTTCTCGCGCTCAGTGATGGTCCATTCCTGACCATGGTAGCGCTCTCGATCTTTGGTGCAATGGGCTTTGCGAACGGCATGTTCTCCCCGATGGCATTCGTTGCTGTATTGCTTCCACTCATCGTTGGTGTCATTATTGGTAATCTGGACCGTAATCTGGGGGATTGGCTTTACAAAGGCAGTGACAAACTTGTTCCGTTCTTTGCATTCTCCCTGGGTATGGGAATCAACTTCTCCTCCATCATTCAAGGTGGTCTAGGTGGCATTCTGCTTGGTGTTCTAACCGTGCTTCTCACAGGCGGAATCGGATACTTCTTGTTCAAAGCCATTGGCTGGAACCCGATTGTTGGTGCTTCCGAAGGTTCAACAGCCGGCAATGCGGTAGGTACACCTGCTGCCATCGTGGCTGCTAATGCTTCATTTGGCCCGATTGCGGAGATTGCTACGGTGCAAATTGCGGCGAGCGTTGTAACGACAGCTATCCTGTTACCGATCTTCATCGGGTTCCTCTCCAAACGACTGGAGAAATCAGGTGGCGTCGAGAAATACAATCAACGACCAACCACATAA
- a CDS encoding four-carbon acid sugar kinase family protein, whose protein sequence is MKLAIIADDLTGANDSGVQLARHGLKTSVLFNMNEEPLTQYDAVVFDTDSRSISPQEAYERVYRAAELLTNNGFETIFKKMDSTMRGNIGIEIDAVYDVVKPDFMMIAPGYPKNNRTILDGIHYLNGVPLADTEIAHDPKTPVTISYLPDLLKLQTKYEVGEITVADLEAGQHHLCAKLKQLKENNTPYVLVDSTEESHLELVLQMTRELDYTFAWAGSAGIANYLPAHFALESKSTALTIPENPGPILTVVGSVNKNSREQLSRLLRKSRVASVSFHSFKAVSATADRAEEMERVYNEVRDKALEGQDVVLYSTAEQIDIELARATGEVRGLNHTEVSNEIVLAMGEICARLLEEGLFKGVSMTGGDTAKQICLKWNISGFELLDELEIGVPISKFIGIDDLHVITKAGGFGKPDVFIHAIQKLKGGILV, encoded by the coding sequence ATGAAATTAGCCATTATTGCAGATGATTTGACCGGTGCCAATGACAGCGGGGTGCAGCTTGCCCGCCATGGCTTGAAAACCAGTGTTCTTTTTAATATGAATGAAGAACCTCTTACACAATACGATGCTGTCGTCTTTGATACAGATAGTCGTTCCATATCTCCGCAGGAAGCGTATGAACGTGTATATCGGGCTGCTGAGTTGCTAACGAATAATGGATTTGAGACGATTTTCAAAAAGATGGACTCCACCATGCGCGGCAATATCGGCATCGAGATTGATGCTGTGTATGATGTAGTTAAGCCTGATTTTATGATGATTGCTCCAGGATATCCGAAAAATAACCGGACTATTCTGGACGGAATTCATTACCTGAATGGCGTTCCACTGGCAGATACTGAAATTGCCCATGATCCGAAGACACCTGTAACGATTTCCTACCTTCCGGACTTATTGAAACTTCAAACCAAGTACGAAGTTGGCGAGATCACCGTCGCCGATCTGGAAGCCGGCCAGCATCATCTTTGTGCCAAGCTGAAACAGTTGAAGGAAAACAATACTCCTTACGTCCTGGTGGACTCCACCGAGGAAAGCCATCTGGAGCTGGTACTACAGATGACTCGCGAGTTGGATTATACCTTTGCCTGGGCAGGCTCAGCGGGTATTGCCAACTACCTCCCTGCTCACTTTGCACTTGAATCCAAGTCTACCGCGCTAACCATACCCGAGAATCCGGGTCCAATCCTGACGGTGGTGGGCAGTGTAAACAAAAATTCGCGCGAGCAGTTGAGTCGCTTGCTGCGCAAATCCCGCGTGGCTTCTGTCTCCTTCCACTCCTTCAAAGCGGTATCCGCGACCGCAGACCGTGCAGAAGAGATGGAACGTGTCTATAACGAGGTCCGCGACAAAGCGCTGGAAGGACAAGATGTCGTCCTTTACTCCACCGCTGAACAGATTGATATTGAATTGGCTCGTGCCACGGGCGAAGTTCGGGGACTTAATCACACCGAAGTTAGCAATGAAATTGTACTCGCGATGGGTGAGATCTGTGCCAGACTATTGGAAGAGGGACTGTTCAAGGGTGTCTCCATGACTGGTGGCGATACGGCAAAACAAATCTGTCTGAAATGGAATATTAGCGGCTTCGAGCTGCTGGATGAGCTTGAAATCGGCGTACCGATCTCCAAGTTTATAGGCATTGATGATCTGCATGTGATTACCAAAGCAGGCGGATTCGGCAAACCAGATGTCTTTATCCATGCGATTCAAAAATTAAAAGGAGGTATTCTCGTATGA
- a CDS encoding DUF896 domain-containing protein: protein MIPTLTRINELARKAKEGGLTEMEKEEQVNLRQEYLQTFRGSVNDILLNATIYDPNGDDVTPDKLKQEQANQNNK, encoded by the coding sequence ATGATCCCAACATTGACCAGAATTAATGAACTTGCAAGAAAAGCCAAAGAGGGCGGATTGACGGAGATGGAGAAAGAGGAACAGGTTAATCTTCGCCAGGAATATCTGCAAACTTTTCGCGGTTCGGTCAACGACATTCTCTTGAATGCAACCATCTATGATCCGAACGGCGATGACGTGACTCCTGATAAATTGAAACAAGAACAGGCCAATCAAAATAACAAATAG
- the pdxA gene encoding 4-hydroxythreonine-4-phosphate dehydrogenase PdxA, whose protein sequence is MKPTIGITMGDAAGIGPEIIMKALGHQEMYDQCNPLVIGDAKILERVLPIIGSSLNVNAIQEPSEAKYEFGTVDVIDLNLVPADLEYGKVSAVAGDAAFQFLAKAIDLAKKHQIHSICTAPLNKEALHQGGHLYPGHTEILADLTDTQDFSMMLTTPNLRVIHLTTHMGLIDAIASINPERTYTVVKLAHDTLKKAGFENPRVAVCGINPHAGENGLFGNGEEEEKLQPGIERAQKEGINVVGPLPADTLFFRAGRGDFDIVVACYHDQGHAPIKVMGIEEGVNITVGLKGGIIRTSVDHGTAFDIAGKNIADDKSMLAAIRSAIELAPKDQG, encoded by the coding sequence ATGAAACCTACAATCGGAATTACGATGGGCGACGCAGCAGGTATTGGACCGGAGATTATTATGAAAGCACTGGGTCATCAAGAGATGTATGATCAGTGCAATCCACTCGTGATTGGTGATGCGAAGATTCTGGAGCGCGTACTGCCGATCATCGGCTCAAGTCTGAACGTTAACGCGATTCAAGAGCCTTCCGAAGCCAAGTATGAATTCGGTACTGTAGATGTGATTGATTTGAACCTTGTCCCTGCGGACTTGGAATACGGCAAAGTATCTGCCGTGGCTGGGGATGCAGCATTCCAGTTTCTCGCCAAAGCCATTGATCTGGCCAAAAAACACCAGATTCACTCCATCTGCACAGCACCTTTGAACAAGGAAGCCCTGCATCAAGGAGGGCACCTGTATCCAGGACACACCGAAATTCTGGCGGACCTGACGGATACGCAGGACTTCTCGATGATGCTGACGACGCCTAATCTGAGAGTCATTCACCTGACGACACACATGGGTCTGATTGATGCCATCGCGAGTATCAACCCGGAAAGAACCTACACCGTTGTGAAGCTTGCCCATGATACGTTGAAAAAAGCAGGCTTTGAGAATCCGCGCGTAGCCGTATGCGGAATCAATCCTCATGCCGGAGAGAACGGACTGTTCGGCAACGGAGAAGAAGAAGAGAAGCTGCAGCCCGGCATTGAGCGTGCGCAGAAGGAAGGCATTAACGTTGTTGGTCCACTCCCGGCGGACACACTCTTCTTCCGCGCTGGCCGCGGCGACTTCGATATTGTTGTAGCTTGCTATCACGACCAAGGCCATGCGCCAATTAAGGTAATGGGCATCGAGGAAGGCGTGAACATCACCGTTGGTCTGAAGGGCGGAATCATTCGTACGTCGGTTGACCACGGTACAGCCTTCGACATCGCGG
- a CDS encoding TPM domain-containing protein, whose amino-acid sequence MRKRTPLVVVMATLILLMVTLVAPLIPMSSASAAESKNLIYDEANLLSEQDKVELNALANQYGAERQTDFVILTTNNIENQDVVLLTEDFYDKQGLGYDKKFGNAVILTMDMNNREVYLAGFYKAKEYLSDQRLDSIRNRITSELSSGDYKLAFEKYIELSYKYMGYEPGVNPNNILFNGWFQLGVSVVLGGIVVGIMTYRSGGRVTVNRATYEDSSNSSVIDRQDRYIRTTVTKRKIEKNNNNGGGGGGGGTSRGGHSHSGSRGSF is encoded by the coding sequence ATGAGAAAAAGAACCCCTCTGGTTGTCGTGATGGCTACACTCATTTTACTAATGGTAACGCTTGTTGCTCCGTTGATTCCCATGTCATCGGCATCCGCAGCGGAGAGCAAAAATCTCATCTACGATGAGGCCAACCTGCTAAGTGAACAGGATAAGGTTGAGCTGAATGCACTTGCGAATCAGTATGGCGCGGAACGGCAGACGGACTTTGTTATTTTGACAACAAATAATATAGAGAATCAGGATGTTGTGCTTTTAACAGAAGATTTTTATGATAAGCAGGGGCTAGGGTACGATAAGAAATTTGGTAATGCTGTCATATTGACGATGGATATGAATAATCGCGAAGTGTACCTGGCTGGATTTTATAAGGCAAAAGAATATCTGAGTGATCAGCGGCTGGATTCTATCCGTAACCGGATTACCTCTGAATTGTCCAGTGGGGATTATAAACTTGCATTTGAGAAATATATTGAGCTCTCATACAAATATATGGGGTATGAACCTGGTGTGAATCCGAACAATATTTTGTTTAACGGATGGTTTCAGTTAGGAGTCTCGGTCGTTCTTGGGGGGATTGTTGTTGGTATTATGACCTATCGTTCCGGCGGACGTGTCACAGTCAATCGTGCGACTTATGAGGATTCAAGCAATTCCAGTGTAATAGATCGTCAGGATCGTTATATCCGTACAACCGTAACCAAGCGCAAAATCGAGAAGAACAATAACAACGGTGGCGGAGGCGGCGGAGGAGGTACATCGCGAGGTGGCCACTCACATAGTGGAAGTAGAGGATCATTTTAA
- a CDS encoding PspA/IM30 family protein, whose amino-acid sequence MGILSRFRDVMKANVNNMLSRAEDPEKSVNEYMRNLSSDLGQVKAETTAVLSDESRAKRALDECSAEVKKLQRYAEKSAESGDEDKARNFLEKKVKLADKLNELQAAYERASAKAKMMKHMNDKLVADLGQLEARHAELKGRMTDAKAQQQTNERNASAGKADAALKAMEDKANQALNEAEALAELRAGAQEDDLDELIAQLERDMNADAGNNEHASPSADEELAAIQEKLKNK is encoded by the coding sequence ATGGGAATCTTATCGAGGTTTAGAGACGTGATGAAAGCGAATGTGAACAACATGCTGTCTCGGGCAGAAGACCCGGAGAAGAGCGTGAATGAGTATATGCGCAACCTGAGCAGTGATCTGGGGCAGGTGAAGGCCGAGACGACGGCGGTGTTGTCGGATGAGAGCCGGGCGAAGCGAGCACTGGATGAGTGCAGCGCCGAGGTCAAGAAGTTACAGCGGTACGCAGAGAAATCGGCGGAGTCCGGAGACGAAGACAAGGCACGTAATTTTCTGGAGAAGAAAGTGAAGCTGGCTGACAAATTAAACGAATTACAGGCTGCCTATGAACGTGCTTCCGCCAAAGCCAAGATGATGAAGCATATGAACGATAAGCTGGTTGCCGATCTGGGGCAACTGGAAGCGCGGCATGCCGAACTGAAAGGACGCATGACAGATGCGAAGGCGCAGCAACAGACCAATGAACGGAATGCATCTGCGGGCAAGGCTGATGCCGCATTGAAGGCCATGGAAGACAAGGCCAACCAGGCATTGAACGAAGCAGAAGCGTTGGCAGAACTGCGTGCTGGAGCACAGGAAGATGATCTGGACGAATTAATCGCCCAGCTTGAGAGGGACATGAACGCAGATGCGGGTAATAATGAACATGCTTCGCCAAGTGCGGATGAAGAACTCGCAGCGATTCAGGAGAAGCTGAAGAATAAATAA
- a CDS encoding PrpR N-terminal domain-containing protein, whose protein sequence is MRTRVHFIAPYESMIPIIQECIPRFPQLTIQTDVGDLAKGVELAIQAEKNGAEIIISRGGTAQLIKKAVTIPVIDVQLSGYDMIRSLTLASQFNGQTAIVGFSNITSGAQSIIDLMDLPLKVYTIHSSEDVARLLLELKASGYRQIVGDVITVNTAKTYGLEGLLIQSGQESILRAMADAQLVYRYLSKNHAISIILNDLVTREHPNLLILNERNEVVFESLTDFENNPLTENHMYLTNTSLEFHQSQVQNVFMVDDYQLTVNAYETTLDNKNYKVYMLEKGQPYAFAQFGITTFTDASMEPIVAESPTMQAVLKNIRALYENHEPIYLLGEADSGKSFLVKHIHQMYSAGGLLLQIDLSQVPSGHLHKIPLAKVRNVEINHMETRMEDPELLSFIQSCLHNRIGVFILGEQALNPHWSLDLELNTIMMPNLADRPEDLAPLMQHFLTGYYQKYGTTAVRIKEDALQLIQEQITHMNVNQLKHLIKQAALNEQEYVISTATLSRLLDQQPSSSPMKLNGTLKEIEKEVIQIVLQEENNNQSKAAERLGINRATLWRKLKD, encoded by the coding sequence ATGCGTACACGAGTTCACTTTATTGCTCCCTACGAATCGATGATTCCTATTATACAAGAGTGCATTCCCCGTTTTCCCCAGTTAACCATTCAGACAGACGTGGGCGACTTGGCGAAAGGCGTGGAGCTAGCAATCCAAGCTGAGAAAAATGGGGCAGAGATTATCATTAGCCGCGGCGGTACCGCCCAATTGATTAAAAAAGCAGTCACCATTCCCGTCATTGATGTGCAGTTATCGGGTTATGATATGATTCGTTCACTCACCCTGGCAAGCCAGTTTAACGGTCAGACAGCGATTGTTGGTTTCTCCAACATCACCTCTGGTGCACAATCGATTATTGATCTGATGGATCTGCCTCTCAAGGTCTATACCATACATAGCTCGGAAGATGTGGCACGATTGCTCCTGGAGTTGAAAGCTTCCGGGTACCGCCAGATTGTCGGGGATGTGATCACCGTCAACACCGCGAAGACCTATGGTCTGGAGGGATTGTTAATCCAATCCGGTCAGGAATCCATCCTTAGAGCAATGGCAGATGCGCAGTTGGTCTACCGTTATTTGAGCAAAAATCATGCGATATCGATCATACTGAATGACCTGGTTACACGGGAACATCCGAATTTGCTTATTTTAAATGAACGGAATGAAGTCGTATTCGAGAGCCTGACCGACTTTGAGAACAATCCGCTGACCGAAAATCACATGTATTTGACCAACACGAGTCTGGAATTCCACCAATCCCAGGTCCAAAATGTGTTCATGGTGGACGATTACCAGCTCACGGTTAACGCCTATGAAACGACCTTGGACAACAAGAACTACAAGGTATACATGCTGGAAAAAGGACAACCCTATGCCTTTGCACAATTCGGCATAACAACGTTCACGGACGCATCGATGGAGCCTATCGTTGCCGAATCCCCTACCATGCAGGCGGTATTAAAGAACATTCGGGCACTTTACGAGAATCATGAACCGATCTATCTGCTGGGTGAAGCGGATTCCGGTAAATCTTTTCTAGTCAAACATATTCATCAGATGTACTCTGCCGGCGGACTGTTATTACAGATCGATCTCTCACAAGTGCCTTCAGGTCATTTGCACAAGATACCACTCGCCAAGGTTCGAAATGTAGAGATTAACCACATGGAGACACGTATGGAAGATCCGGAGTTGCTCTCCTTTATCCAGAGCTGCCTTCATAACCGGATTGGGGTGTTTATACTCGGGGAGCAGGCATTGAACCCACATTGGTCACTCGATCTGGAGCTTAATACGATCATGATGCCAAATCTTGCGGATAGACCAGAAGATCTGGCTCCACTGATGCAGCATTTTCTTACGGGATATTACCAGAAGTACGGAACTACTGCGGTTAGAATAAAAGAAGATGCACTGCAGCTGATCCAAGAACAGATCACACATATGAATGTCAACCAACTGAAACATCTGATCAAGCAGGCTGCACTCAATGAGCAGGAGTATGTCATCTCCACCGCTACCTTATCCCGCTTGCTGGATCAGCAACCTTCTTCTAGCCCAATGAAGTTGAACGGTACGCTGAAGGAGATCGAAAAAGAAGTGATTCAGATTGTGCTTCAGGAGGAAAACAACAATCAATCGAAGGCTGCGGAGCGTCTGGGGATTAACCGGGCCACATTATGGCGTAAACTTAAAGATTAA